Proteins encoded together in one Citromicrobium bathyomarinum window:
- a CDS encoding methylated-DNA--[protein]-cysteine S-methyltransferase, giving the protein MTTRPAPCDADDDMRWAAVMRRDRAYDGQFVTGVLSTGIYCRPSCAARHPARSNVRFFVDGAQARAAGLRPCKRCMPDDVSRDEAAVRAAIDSIRSGESATLNELGAITGYSPTHFSRVFKRATGLSPAAYARALKEERARDALSGAARVTDAIYDAGYEAPSRFYAAMEGKLGMSASAWRNGGRGVTIRWAVVETTLGAMLVAATDKGVCRLSFNEGEEDLRARFPQAELAEGGAEFSGLLERVIAAVERPGIAQDIPLDVAGTAFQEACWKALREIPPGETRSYSEIAAAAGNPKAVRAAGSANGANNVAVLIPCHRVIRSDGGIGGYAYGTAIKEELLKREREG; this is encoded by the coding sequence ATGACGACCCGACCCGCCCCCTGCGATGCCGACGACGATATGCGCTGGGCCGCCGTGATGCGGCGCGACCGGGCGTATGACGGGCAGTTCGTCACCGGCGTGCTCTCCACCGGCATCTATTGCCGCCCCAGCTGCGCCGCGCGCCACCCTGCGCGATCCAACGTGCGCTTTTTCGTCGACGGAGCGCAGGCGCGTGCGGCTGGCCTGAGGCCTTGCAAGCGCTGCATGCCCGACGACGTATCGCGAGACGAAGCGGCGGTGCGCGCCGCGATCGATTCGATCCGCAGCGGGGAGAGCGCGACTCTGAACGAGTTGGGCGCGATCACCGGCTATTCGCCGACGCATTTCAGCCGCGTGTTCAAGCGCGCCACCGGCCTCTCGCCTGCCGCCTATGCGCGCGCGCTGAAGGAAGAACGCGCGCGAGACGCCTTGAGCGGAGCCGCGCGGGTGACCGATGCGATCTATGATGCGGGCTACGAGGCACCGAGCCGCTTCTACGCCGCGATGGAAGGGAAACTGGGCATGAGCGCGAGCGCATGGAGGAATGGCGGGCGCGGCGTGACGATCCGCTGGGCGGTGGTCGAGACCACGCTGGGCGCAATGCTCGTCGCGGCGACCGACAAGGGCGTATGCCGCCTCTCGTTCAACGAAGGGGAGGAAGATCTGCGCGCCCGCTTCCCGCAGGCGGAGCTGGCCGAGGGGGGCGCTGAATTCTCAGGCTTGCTCGAACGGGTGATCGCTGCGGTCGAGCGTCCGGGAATCGCGCAGGACATCCCGCTCGACGTCGCAGGCACCGCCTTTCAGGAGGCATGCTGGAAGGCCTTGCGCGAAATCCCGCCGGGCGAGACGCGTAGCTATTCCGAGATCGCGGCGGCGGCGGGCAATCCGAAGGCGGTGCGTGCGGCGGGCAGCGCCAACGGGGCCAACAATGTCGCGGTCCTGATCCCCTGCCACCGGGTGATCCGCAGCGACGGCGGAATCGGCGGCTACGCCTATGGCACCGCGATCAAGGAAGAGCTGCTGAAGCGGGAGCGCGAGGGCTAG